AACTAATACAGTGTTATCTACATCAGGAGAATCATATTCAGTTCTTCCTACAAAATAATTTCCTTCTTTTCTATCAAAAATACATTTGTAAACTTCCCCGATTCTTTCTTGATTTTTTTCCCATGAAATCTGAGATTGGAGCTCCATGATTTCCTCAACCCTTCCTTCTTTAATTTCCTGAGGTATATCATCATCCAAAACATGTGCTGATGTATTTTCTTCGTGAGAATAGGTAAAGCAACCCAATCTATCAAATCTTTGCTCTCTTACCCAATCTTTTAATTCCTGGAATCTTTCCTGCGTTTCTCCCGGATATCCAACGATCAATGTAGTCCTGATTGCCATGTCAGGTACTTTTTCTCTGAACTTTGCCAATAAAGCATCTGTCTTTTCATGAGTAGTCCCCCTTTTCATTGATTTTAAAAGATCAGAATTTATATGCTGAAGAGGAATATCAATATAATTACAAATCTTAGGTTCTTCTCTGATGATATCTAAGACATCTTCCGGAAAACCACTAGGAAAAGCATAATGAAGTCTTATCCACTCGATTCCGTCCACTTTCACAAGCTCTTTTAAAAGATCTCCAAGTGCCCGTCTTTTATAAATATCTAATCCATAGTATGTAAGGTCTTGAGCAATAAGGATCAATTCTTTGGTTCCAACTTTAGCTAGTTTTTCAGCTTCACGCACTAGTTTTTCAATTGGTGTAGAAACATGTCCGCCTCTCATTAGGGGAATCGCACAAAAAGAGCACGGCCTGTCACAGCCCTCAGATATTTTAAGATATGCATAATGTTTTGGCGTTGTAGTTAATCTTTCACCTACCAGCTCATGCTTATAATCTGCACCTAAATGTTTTAACAAGATCGGAAGATCTCTGGTTCCAAAATACTGATCCACATCAGGGATTTCCTTAACCAAATCCGGTTTGTATCTTTCGGAAAGACATCCGGTAACGAAAACTTTCTCCACCTCTCCCCTGTTCTTCGCATCAACATAATCAAGAATAGTATTGATAGATTCTTCTTTTGCATTGTCTATGAAACCACAGGTATTGATGACCACAATATCTCCCTTGTCTTCATGTACAACTTCTTTACCATTCGCCTTAAGCTGACTCATCAATACTTCCGAATCATATACATTTTTAGAGCAACCAAGGGTTACGATATTAATTTTCTTTTTACCTACAGATTTTGTGCGCATCTTTTTGATTTGAGTGTGCAAAGATACGAAATATTAAAAAGTTTGAATCAAAAAATAAAAACCACTTTAATAAAGTGGTTTTCAGTAAACTGTTTAGAAGTTTTTTTCTTTAAGGCTGGGAGCATTTTTATCTTTTTCGGATAAAAGCATATCTTTTTCATCAACCATCCAATCAATATTAAGATCTGTATCATTAAATCTCACTGCACCTTCCGATTCTTTAT
The sequence above is drawn from the Chryseobacterium daecheongense genome and encodes:
- the rimO gene encoding 30S ribosomal protein S12 methylthiotransferase RimO, whose translation is MRTKSVGKKKINIVTLGCSKNVYDSEVLMSQLKANGKEVVHEDKGDIVVINTCGFIDNAKEESINTILDYVDAKNRGEVEKVFVTGCLSERYKPDLVKEIPDVDQYFGTRDLPILLKHLGADYKHELVGERLTTTPKHYAYLKISEGCDRPCSFCAIPLMRGGHVSTPIEKLVREAEKLAKVGTKELILIAQDLTYYGLDIYKRRALGDLLKELVKVDGIEWIRLHYAFPSGFPEDVLDIIREEPKICNYIDIPLQHINSDLLKSMKRGTTHEKTDALLAKFREKVPDMAIRTTLIVGYPGETQERFQELKDWVREQRFDRLGCFTYSHEENTSAHVLDDDIPQEIKEGRVEEIMELQSQISWEKNQERIGEVYKCIFDRKEGNYFVGRTEYDSPDVDNTVLVPADNTYISIGEFAMVKITSAEEFDLYGELI